From the Pseudarthrobacter sp. MM222 genome, one window contains:
- a CDS encoding AAA family ATPase, whose amino-acid sequence MLIVLTGIDGSGKTTAARSVVAAARSAGEDALLLSNYAGRRRMSLLGARFGVHLPPRLADAVETVVRSANVLMSHARAHRHPGLVIMDRHLYCQLALRHARQLPRGRVLPFILEKLPEPDLVVHLVITPEQAHQRVLARGTDAETLEELDSFRAAYRAIPEYAQFTELAADGTPDEVLAKLTLAIADAAGVRDATVRDAGCKVAVPG is encoded by the coding sequence TTGCTGATTGTCTTGACCGGAATTGACGGCTCAGGAAAAACCACGGCCGCCCGTTCCGTGGTGGCGGCTGCCCGCAGCGCCGGCGAGGACGCGCTTCTCCTCAGCAACTACGCCGGCCGGCGCAGGATGTCGCTGCTGGGCGCCAGATTCGGGGTTCACCTCCCGCCACGGCTGGCTGATGCCGTGGAGACAGTGGTCCGCTCCGCGAATGTGCTGATGTCCCATGCCCGGGCTCACCGGCATCCGGGACTGGTCATCATGGACCGCCACCTCTACTGCCAGCTCGCGCTACGTCATGCGCGGCAACTCCCCCGCGGCCGAGTCCTGCCGTTCATCCTCGAGAAGCTCCCCGAACCTGACCTGGTGGTCCACCTCGTCATCACCCCGGAACAAGCGCACCAGCGAGTGCTGGCACGCGGCACGGACGCGGAAACCCTTGAGGAGCTCGACTCTTTCCGGGCCGCCTACCGGGCGATTCCCGAGTACGCCCAGTTCACGGAACTGGCAGCCGACGGAACACCGGACGAGGTGCTCGCCAAGCTGACGCTTGCCATCGCCGACGCCGCCGGAGTCCGGGACGCCACCGTCCGGGACGCTGGCTGCAAGGTTGCCGTCCCGGGTTAG
- the allB gene encoding allantoinase AllB gives MSEEAYDLVIRGQHVLTAAGLTACEVGARAGVIVAVEPLGHGLSGAEVIELADDETLLPGLVDTHVHVNEPGRTEWEGFASATRAAAAGGVTTIIDMPLNSIPPTTTVEGLKLKREVAADQAFVDVGFWGGAIPGNKQDLRPLHDEGVFGFKSFLLHSGVDEFPGLNADELEEDLAELQSFDGLMIVHAEDSHAIDEAPHARGGEYAKFLASRPRGAENRAIAEVIARARRTGARAHIVHLSSSDALPMIASAKRDGVRLTVETCPHYLTLTAEEIPNGATAYKCCPPIREAANRELLWKGLQDGTIDCVVSDHSPSTLDLKDLEHGDFAVAWGGVSSLQLGLPLMWTEARQRGIPLERVVEWMAARPAGLARLTNKGQLALGYDADFSVFAPEEAFVVDAAKLKHKNPITPYDGRTLVGVVRRTFLRGREVDGRTPGGKLLRRGGI, from the coding sequence ATGTCCGAAGAAGCCTACGACCTCGTCATCCGCGGCCAGCATGTCCTGACGGCGGCCGGGTTAACCGCGTGTGAAGTGGGCGCGCGAGCGGGCGTAATCGTCGCCGTCGAGCCCCTCGGCCACGGCCTGTCCGGTGCCGAAGTCATCGAACTCGCCGACGACGAGACCCTGCTCCCGGGCCTCGTGGACACGCACGTCCACGTCAACGAGCCCGGCCGCACGGAGTGGGAGGGCTTCGCCTCCGCCACCCGGGCAGCGGCCGCCGGTGGCGTCACAACCATCATCGACATGCCCCTCAACAGCATCCCTCCCACCACCACGGTGGAAGGACTCAAACTCAAGCGCGAGGTCGCAGCGGACCAGGCCTTTGTGGACGTCGGGTTCTGGGGCGGCGCCATTCCGGGGAACAAACAGGATCTCCGGCCGCTCCACGACGAGGGTGTTTTCGGCTTCAAATCCTTTTTGCTGCACTCCGGGGTGGACGAGTTTCCCGGCCTGAACGCTGACGAACTCGAAGAGGACCTGGCCGAGCTGCAGTCCTTCGACGGGCTGATGATCGTCCACGCCGAGGATTCGCACGCGATAGACGAGGCACCCCACGCCCGGGGCGGCGAATACGCGAAGTTTCTGGCCTCCCGCCCCCGAGGCGCCGAAAATAGGGCCATCGCCGAGGTGATCGCGCGCGCCCGCCGGACCGGTGCCCGCGCGCACATCGTGCACCTTTCGTCGTCGGACGCGCTGCCGATGATCGCCAGTGCCAAGCGCGACGGCGTGCGCCTCACGGTCGAGACCTGTCCGCATTACCTCACCCTCACGGCCGAGGAGATCCCGAACGGCGCCACGGCCTACAAATGCTGCCCTCCGATCCGGGAGGCCGCCAACCGCGAGCTGCTCTGGAAGGGTTTGCAGGACGGCACCATCGATTGCGTCGTGTCGGACCACTCCCCCAGCACCCTGGACCTGAAGGACCTAGAACACGGCGACTTTGCCGTGGCCTGGGGCGGGGTGTCCTCGCTTCAGCTGGGGCTTCCGCTGATGTGGACGGAGGCACGGCAGCGCGGCATTCCACTGGAACGGGTTGTGGAGTGGATGGCCGCGAGGCCGGCCGGACTCGCCCGGCTGACCAACAAGGGGCAGCTTGCCCTGGGCTACGACGCCGACTTTTCCGTCTTCGCCCCGGAGGAGGCCTTTGTGGTCGATGCAGCCAAACTCAAGCACAAGAATCCGATCACCCCGTACGACGGCCGGACTCTTGTGGGCGTGGTCCGGCGGACGTTCCTGCGCGGACGCGAGGTGGACGGACGGACACCAGGCGGCAAACTCCTTCGCCGAGGCGGCATCTGA
- a CDS encoding hydroxypyruvate isomerase family protein, producing the protein MTYSVNCSILLTELPLLERPAAAKAAGFDAVEFWWPFETSVPGDAAVTSFERTITDAGVQLTGLNFDAGDMPAGDRGLVSWKGRCSEFRDNIDVVAGIGGRLGCKAFNALYGNRQGDQTPEAQDELAVENLAAAAAGVARIGGTVLLESVSGAPRYPLRTAEDALRAISRVRQETGADNIKFLADFYHLAVNGEDVAVVIENHAQDFGHIQIADDPGRGAPETGGLPLDTWIARSRQLGYDGYIGLEYREPADSAFTWVTRKRAGG; encoded by the coding sequence ATGACGTACTCCGTGAATTGCTCCATCCTGCTGACGGAGCTGCCCCTCCTCGAACGGCCCGCCGCGGCCAAGGCTGCCGGCTTCGACGCCGTCGAATTTTGGTGGCCGTTCGAAACTTCCGTCCCCGGGGACGCCGCCGTCACCAGCTTCGAGCGGACCATCACCGACGCGGGGGTTCAGTTGACGGGCCTCAACTTCGACGCCGGCGACATGCCCGCCGGCGACCGCGGCCTGGTGTCCTGGAAAGGCCGCTGCTCCGAGTTCAGGGACAACATCGACGTCGTAGCCGGCATCGGCGGTCGGCTCGGCTGCAAGGCCTTCAACGCCCTCTACGGCAACCGTCAGGGTGATCAAACACCTGAGGCCCAAGACGAACTGGCAGTCGAAAATCTCGCGGCCGCGGCCGCGGGAGTCGCGCGCATCGGGGGCACGGTCCTGCTCGAATCGGTCAGCGGCGCTCCCCGCTACCCGCTGCGGACGGCTGAAGACGCCCTCCGGGCCATCTCCCGCGTACGGCAGGAAACTGGCGCGGACAACATCAAATTCCTGGCCGACTTCTACCATCTGGCGGTCAACGGCGAGGACGTCGCCGTCGTCATCGAAAATCACGCCCAAGATTTCGGCCACATCCAGATCGCCGACGACCCCGGCCGCGGGGCCCCTGAAACCGGCGGGCTCCCCCTCGATACCTGGATCGCCCGCAGCCGCCAACTCGGCTATGACGGCTACATCGGCCTCGAATACAGGGAACCGGCGGACAGTGCCTTCACCTGGGTCACCCGGAAGCGCGCGGGCGGCTAG
- a CDS encoding bifunctional allantoicase/(S)-ureidoglycine aminohydrolase, with amino-acid sequence MSNYFSPEGGLPPQTQLLTDRAVVKEAYTVIPKGVLRDIVTSNLPGWTNTRAWIIARPIAGFATTFSQLIVEVAPGGGSEKPEAEAGVEGVLFLTKGTLTLTLDGEIHHLAAGGYAYLAAGSNWKVSNDSARGGGGGDGDGDSAGEAASFQWIRKAYEPLDGYTAKSFVTRDQDVEPRPMPGTNGAWATTRFVDPDDLAHDMHVNIVTFQPGASIPFAETHVMEHGLFVLEGKAVYRLNDDWVEVEAGDFMWLRAFCPQACYAGGPGNFRYLLYKDVNRQIRLTH; translated from the coding sequence ATGAGCAACTACTTCTCTCCCGAAGGCGGCCTGCCGCCGCAGACCCAACTCCTCACCGACCGCGCGGTGGTCAAAGAGGCCTACACAGTAATCCCCAAGGGCGTGCTGCGGGACATCGTCACCAGCAACCTCCCCGGCTGGACGAACACCCGCGCCTGGATCATCGCCCGCCCCATCGCCGGCTTCGCCACGACTTTTTCGCAGCTGATCGTGGAGGTGGCGCCGGGCGGTGGCAGCGAGAAGCCCGAGGCCGAGGCCGGCGTCGAGGGCGTTCTTTTTCTGACCAAGGGCACGCTTACCTTGACCTTGGACGGCGAGATCCACCACCTCGCGGCCGGCGGCTACGCCTATCTCGCAGCGGGCTCAAACTGGAAGGTGTCCAACGACTCCGCCCGGGGCGGCGGCGGCGGCGACGGTGACGGTGACAGCGCCGGGGAGGCCGCCAGCTTCCAATGGATCCGCAAGGCCTACGAGCCGCTGGATGGTTACACGGCGAAGTCCTTCGTCACCCGTGACCAGGACGTCGAGCCGCGGCCCATGCCGGGCACCAACGGCGCCTGGGCGACCACCCGTTTCGTGGACCCCGACGACCTGGCGCATGACATGCACGTCAATATCGTGACATTCCAGCCCGGCGCCTCCATCCCGTTCGCGGAAACGCATGTGATGGAACACGGCCTCTTCGTCCTCGAGGGCAAGGCCGTCTACCGCCTCAATGACGACTGGGTGGAGGTTGAGGCCGGCGACTTCATGTGGCTGCGCGCCTTCTGCCCGCAGGCGTGCTACGCCGGGGGCCCGGGCAATTTCCGCTACCTTCTCTACAAGGATGTGAACCGGCAGATCCGTCTTACCCACTGA
- a CDS encoding DUF6986 family protein, with protein sequence MAAPAGSFNAADLAQIDAQLAATDRMLAQNYPGDDGSRQPVHTVYVPGDRFTPSFCADWGAEALASADAHGGLARLGSLLGQDAGLAESLASRVQVKLETEPIEDLRLDFEDGYGDRGDDAEDAAAVAAAAAVAAAVAAGSAPPFIGIRFKCFEAPTRARGLRTLDLFVSGLTAAGELPQGLVLTLPKVTTVAQVQAMDFAVSRLEEVHSLPAGRLRFEVQVETPQLILGPEGTLPVAQLAHAVPGRISGLHYGTYDYSASLQISAEYQSMEHPVADFAKEVMQLAVAGTGIRLSDGSTNIIPVGDNVESAWRLHGRLVRRSLERGYYQGWDLHPAQLPSRFAATYAFYREGLPAAAARLRHYVLRTEGGVLDEPATARALAAFILRGVQCGAVDAEDVQALAGVGIAQLTALAHPRLARPATPPNH encoded by the coding sequence ATGGCAGCGCCCGCCGGTTCCTTCAACGCCGCCGATCTGGCGCAGATAGATGCCCAGCTCGCCGCAACCGACCGCATGCTGGCGCAAAATTATCCGGGAGACGACGGCTCGCGCCAGCCGGTGCATACCGTCTACGTGCCCGGAGACCGCTTCACCCCGTCTTTCTGCGCTGACTGGGGCGCCGAGGCGCTCGCGTCGGCCGACGCCCACGGCGGCCTGGCCCGCCTGGGCAGCCTGCTGGGCCAGGACGCCGGGCTCGCTGAGTCACTGGCCTCACGGGTACAGGTAAAACTGGAAACCGAACCCATCGAGGACCTCCGCCTCGATTTCGAGGACGGGTACGGGGACAGGGGCGACGACGCCGAGGACGCCGCTGCTGTCGCCGCGGCTGCCGCTGTGGCCGCCGCGGTGGCTGCCGGCAGCGCTCCCCCGTTCATCGGCATCCGCTTCAAGTGCTTCGAAGCCCCCACCCGGGCCCGAGGCCTGCGGACGCTGGACCTGTTTGTCTCCGGTCTTACCGCGGCCGGTGAACTGCCCCAGGGCCTGGTCCTCACCTTGCCGAAGGTCACCACGGTGGCGCAGGTCCAGGCGATGGACTTTGCCGTGTCCCGGCTTGAGGAAGTCCATTCGCTGCCCGCCGGCCGCCTGAGGTTTGAGGTGCAGGTGGAAACTCCGCAGCTCATCCTGGGTCCTGAGGGCACGTTGCCGGTGGCGCAACTGGCCCATGCCGTCCCGGGGCGCATCAGCGGGCTGCACTACGGCACGTATGACTACTCCGCTTCGCTGCAGATCTCCGCGGAATACCAGTCCATGGAACACCCCGTGGCCGACTTCGCGAAGGAAGTGATGCAGCTTGCTGTGGCCGGGACCGGCATCAGGCTTTCGGACGGTTCCACGAACATCATCCCGGTGGGCGACAACGTGGAAAGCGCGTGGCGCCTGCATGGCCGGCTGGTGCGGCGTTCCCTGGAACGCGGCTACTACCAGGGGTGGGACCTGCACCCGGCCCAGCTGCCGAGCAGGTTTGCGGCCACCTATGCCTTCTACCGGGAAGGACTCCCGGCTGCGGCGGCGAGGCTGCGCCACTACGTGCTGCGCACCGAGGGCGGCGTCCTGGACGAGCCCGCCACAGCCAGGGCACTCGCGGCGTTCATTCTCCGCGGCGTCCAGTGCGGCGCCGTGGACGCCGAAGACGTCCAGGCGCTCGCCGGCGTCGGAATCGCGCAACTGACGGCACTTGCCCATCCGCGGCTGGCGCGGCCCGCCACCCCACCCAACCACTGA
- the aceB gene encoding malate synthase A — protein sequence MALTVSAPSPIDRAEEILTPEALVFVEELHQRFAGTRSELLKARAAKREDVARTGRLDFLPETREVREGDWTVAPAPAALQDRRVEMTGPAAPAKMAINALNSGAKVWLADLEDASTPTWSNVVESIRNLRDAAGGTLAYTSPEGKEYVLRTDAPLAVVVARPRGWHMSERHLLIGGEHTVGALVDFGLHFFHTAKALLANGHGPYYYLPKMESHLEARLWNDIFVFAQDYLGIPQGSIRATVLIETIPAAFEMDEILYELRDHAAGLNAGRWDYLFSIIKYFRDAGPRFVLPDRATVAMTAPFMRAYTELLVKTCHRRGAFAMGGMAAVIPNRREPDVTAQAFEKVRADKTREANDGFDGSWVAHPDLVPVCRDVFDAVLGDRPNQLDRQRPEVSVSAEQLLDIESAHGTVTEAGLRLNLYVAVAYTAVWISGNGAVAIHNLMEDAATAEISRSQVWQQIRNQVVLADTGNTVTRELVAGILAEETERLRGEVGEDAFVKHYQPASRLIGDICLSEDYTDFLTTPAYELVG from the coding sequence ATGGCTCTCACAGTTTCAGCCCCCAGCCCGATCGACCGCGCGGAGGAGATCCTGACCCCTGAGGCGCTCGTCTTCGTGGAGGAACTCCACCAGCGGTTCGCCGGCACGCGCTCCGAGCTGCTCAAGGCCAGGGCCGCCAAGCGGGAGGATGTGGCCCGGACCGGTCGGCTCGATTTCCTCCCGGAAACCCGGGAGGTCCGCGAAGGTGACTGGACCGTGGCCCCCGCTCCCGCAGCCCTGCAGGACCGCCGCGTGGAAATGACCGGCCCGGCCGCACCCGCCAAGATGGCCATCAACGCCCTGAATTCCGGTGCGAAAGTATGGCTCGCGGACCTGGAGGACGCCAGCACCCCCACCTGGTCCAACGTGGTCGAATCGATCCGCAACCTCCGGGATGCGGCGGGGGGAACCCTCGCCTACACCTCCCCGGAGGGCAAGGAATACGTTCTCCGGACGGACGCCCCGCTCGCCGTCGTCGTGGCACGTCCGCGAGGCTGGCACATGAGCGAGCGCCATCTGCTGATCGGCGGGGAACACACTGTTGGCGCGTTGGTGGACTTCGGCCTGCACTTCTTCCACACGGCCAAAGCGCTGCTGGCGAACGGCCACGGCCCCTACTACTACCTGCCCAAGATGGAAAGCCATCTCGAGGCGCGCCTCTGGAACGACATCTTCGTCTTCGCCCAGGACTACCTCGGCATCCCGCAGGGCAGCATCCGTGCCACCGTTCTGATCGAGACCATCCCCGCAGCCTTCGAAATGGACGAAATCCTTTACGAACTCCGGGACCACGCCGCCGGCCTGAACGCCGGACGCTGGGACTACCTGTTCAGCATCATCAAGTATTTCCGCGACGCCGGACCGCGGTTCGTCCTGCCGGACCGCGCCACGGTGGCCATGACGGCACCGTTCATGCGCGCCTACACCGAGCTCCTCGTCAAGACCTGCCACCGGCGCGGCGCGTTCGCCATGGGCGGGATGGCCGCCGTGATCCCCAACCGGCGCGAACCCGACGTGACGGCCCAGGCGTTCGAGAAGGTGCGCGCGGACAAGACCCGCGAGGCAAACGACGGCTTCGACGGTTCCTGGGTGGCCCACCCGGACCTGGTTCCAGTCTGCCGGGACGTCTTCGACGCGGTCCTCGGCGATCGGCCCAACCAGCTGGACAGGCAGCGCCCGGAGGTCTCCGTGAGCGCAGAGCAGTTGCTGGATATCGAATCCGCCCACGGCACGGTCACCGAAGCCGGTCTGCGCCTGAACCTCTACGTGGCCGTCGCCTACACCGCCGTGTGGATCTCCGGCAACGGCGCGGTCGCCATCCACAACCTGATGGAGGACGCCGCCACGGCGGAAATTTCGCGGTCCCAGGTGTGGCAGCAGATCCGCAACCAGGTGGTCCTCGCCGACACCGGCAACACCGTCACCCGTGAACTGGTTGCCGGGATTCTGGCCGAGGAAACGGAGAGGCTCCGTGGCGAGGTGGGCGAGGATGCCTTCGTAAAGCACTACCAGCCGGCCAGCAGGCTGATAGGTGACATCTGCCTCTCCGAGGACTACACGGACTTCCTCACCACGCCGGCGTACGAACTGGTGGGCTGA
- a CDS encoding IclR family transcriptional regulator, with the protein MAEKATGGVQSVERVFELLELITDAGGDVTLSELSASTDLPLPTIHRLLRTLVSLGYIRQLPNRRYALGPRLIRLGEAADKQLGAVARPQLKSLVDRLGETANMAVLDSDMVIYVAQVPSLHSMRMMTEVGRRGFMHATGMGKAILAQLDDDAVRGIVARKGMPTPTPKSIGDVDTLLADLKLIRERGYAIDEEEQEIGVRCYAMAIPDAPTQAAISVSGPVSRLDESFAGRAVPLLREAAQAISRELSRH; encoded by the coding sequence ATGGCTGAAAAAGCCACCGGAGGCGTGCAGTCCGTAGAGCGCGTTTTCGAACTTCTGGAACTCATCACGGACGCCGGCGGGGACGTCACCCTCAGCGAGCTCTCCGCCTCCACCGATCTGCCGCTTCCCACGATCCACCGGCTGCTCAGGACCCTGGTCAGCCTGGGTTACATCCGGCAGCTCCCCAACCGCCGGTATGCCCTGGGGCCGCGGTTGATCCGACTCGGCGAAGCCGCAGACAAGCAGCTCGGCGCCGTCGCCCGGCCCCAGCTGAAATCCCTGGTGGACCGGCTGGGGGAGACCGCCAACATGGCTGTTTTGGACTCGGACATGGTGATCTACGTGGCCCAGGTCCCGTCTCTCCACTCGATGCGCATGATGACCGAGGTGGGCCGCCGCGGCTTTATGCATGCCACGGGCATGGGCAAGGCCATCCTGGCCCAGCTGGACGACGACGCAGTGCGCGGCATCGTCGCGCGAAAGGGCATGCCCACGCCCACCCCGAAGAGCATCGGCGATGTCGATACCCTGCTCGCCGATTTGAAGTTGATCCGCGAGCGGGGGTATGCGATCGACGAGGAAGAGCAGGAGATCGGCGTCCGCTGCTACGCGATGGCCATCCCCGATGCACCCACGCAGGCGGCGATTTCCGTCTCCGGGCCAGTGTCCCGGCTGGATGAGTCCTTCGCGGGCCGTGCCGTGCCGCTGCTGCGCGAGGCGGCGCAGGCGATCTCCCGGGAACTCAGCCGGCACTAG
- the pucL gene encoding factor-independent urate hydroxylase gives MSNKFILGENQYGKAEVRVVKITRSTDRHEIEDLNVTSQLRGDFAAAHLEGDNSHVVTTDTQKNTIYAFAREGIGSPETFLLRLGEHFTSSFDWVTGGRWEAESYSWDRILAHGSEHDHSFVRNGQEVRTAVVVRSGGATHVISGLKDLTVLKTTQSGFMGYPKDKYTTLPETADRILATDVSARWRFRTGTDFSTLDFNKNYGDVKGLLLEAFTEKYSHALQQTLFDMGTKVLEAHSEIDEIRFSMPNNHHFLVDLAPFGLDNPNEVFFAADRPYGLIEATVQRDDATPADIAWSGIAGFC, from the coding sequence ATGAGCAACAAGTTCATCCTCGGCGAGAACCAGTATGGCAAGGCCGAAGTCCGCGTCGTCAAAATCACCCGGAGCACCGACCGCCACGAGATCGAGGACCTGAACGTCACGTCGCAGCTGCGGGGCGACTTCGCTGCCGCCCACCTCGAAGGTGACAATTCCCACGTGGTGACCACGGACACCCAGAAGAACACCATCTATGCCTTCGCCCGCGAAGGCATCGGCTCCCCCGAAACGTTCCTGCTGCGGCTTGGGGAGCACTTCACGTCCAGCTTCGACTGGGTTACCGGCGGCCGGTGGGAAGCCGAGTCCTACAGCTGGGACCGGATCCTGGCCCATGGCAGCGAGCACGACCACTCCTTCGTGCGCAACGGGCAGGAAGTCCGCACCGCGGTGGTGGTCAGGAGCGGCGGCGCCACCCACGTGATCTCCGGCCTCAAGGACCTGACCGTCCTCAAGACCACCCAGTCAGGCTTCATGGGTTACCCCAAGGACAAATACACCACCCTCCCGGAAACAGCGGACCGTATCCTGGCCACGGACGTTTCCGCCCGCTGGCGGTTCAGGACCGGGACCGACTTCAGCACCCTGGACTTCAACAAGAACTACGGCGACGTCAAGGGCCTCCTGCTCGAAGCATTCACCGAAAAGTACTCGCATGCCCTGCAGCAGACGCTCTTCGACATGGGCACCAAGGTCCTGGAAGCCCACAGCGAGATCGACGAGATCCGGTTCTCGATGCCCAACAACCACCACTTCCTCGTGGATCTCGCCCCGTTCGGCCTCGACAACCCGAACGAGGTGTTCTTTGCCGCCGACCGCCCTTATGGCCTGATCGAGGCCACCGTCCAGCGCGACGACGCCACCCCCGCGGACATCGCCTGGTCCGGCATCGCGGGTTTTTGCTAG